The following proteins come from a genomic window of Trifolium pratense cultivar HEN17-A07 linkage group LG4, ARS_RC_1.1, whole genome shotgun sequence:
- the LOC123923337 gene encoding transcription factor MYB13-like yields MVRGPFYDKNGVKKGAWSKEEDECLSDYIHKHGHSNWRQLPKLAGLARCGKSCRLRWVNHLKPNLKHGNYTREEDEMIIKLHHHLGNRWSLIAEKLPGRTDHEIKNYWHSYLKKCLKSKEYKMLDLKLKPCDNIIEENDTHHFVAPKSPISNVGNKDFLYILESSTLPMPAAETSPEDNSPSSTNSRGIEEDSAAQWLAFEAFNGDFWTEPFIVEDTLPEDNSPSSTNSCGIEKDNADLWLAFEAFSGDFWTEPFIIEDTYTTNEISNKDIDLLISDFYDGSYMF; encoded by the exons ATGGTAAGAGGTCCATTCTATGACAAAAATGGAGTTAAGAAAGGTGCATGGagtaaagaagaagatgagtgTTTAAGTGATTATATTCATAAACATGGTCATTCTAATTGGCGTCAACTCCCCAAACTTGCGG GTTTAGCACGGTGTGGAAAAAGTTGCAGACTTCGTTGGGTGAATCACTTAAAGCCAAATCTTAAACATGGGAATTacacaagagaagaagatgaaatgaTCATCAAATTACACCACCATCTTGGAAATAG ATGGTCTTTGATTGCTGAAAAACTGCCCGGAAGAACGGATCATGAGATAAAGAACTATTGGCATAGCTACCTAAAAAAGTGCTTAAAGAGCAAAGAGTACAAAATGTTGGACTTGAAATTGAAACCTTGTGATAATATTATTGAAGAAAATGATACTCATCATTTTGTAGCACCCAAAAGCCCAATTTCTAATGTTGGTAATAAGGACtttctttatattttagaaAGCTCAACATTGCCGATGCCCGCAGCTGAAACATCACCAGAAGACAATTCGCCTAGCTCAACGAACAGCCGCGGAATAGAAGAAGACAGCGCTGCTCAGTGGTTAGCGTTTGAAGCATTCAACGGTGATTTTTGGACAGAACCATTTATCGTAGAAGATACATTGCCGGAAGACAATTCGCCTAGCTCAACGAACAGCTGCGGAATAGAAAAAGACAATGCTGATTTGTGGTTAGCATTTGAAGCATTCAGTGGCGATTTTTGGACAGAACCATTCATCATAGAAGATACATACACCACTAATGAGATATCAAATAAAGACATAGACTTATTGATTTCAGACTTCTATGATGGTTCATATATGTTTTAG
- the LOC123921797 gene encoding transcription factor MYB13-like, with product MARTPSCDKSGMRKGTWTAEEDRKLIAYVSRYGCWNWRQLPKFAGLARCGKSCRLRWMNYLRPNIKRGNFTQQEEDLIITMHKKLGNRWSTIAAELPGRTDNEVKNHWHTSLKKRVQHNTITNSEEIKATKSRDITISQVTTPASSQDTNGPLSPFSSSSEFSSTHDLDDMSFIDAFIESMDQSFLLDDLTNTPNGIVQNNTNCDFQNQDTSLVSPNYSSNDDSNLVVDNDFGSFVDAYYESTVDNFWTPYEAEMSHVPSHMLMTTLPMESEYFSVVYDEDLWS from the exons ATGGCTAGAACACCTTCATGTGACAAAAGTGGAATGAGGAAAGGAACTTGGACTGCTGAAGAAGATAGGAAATTAATAGCTTATGTTAGTAGATATGGTTGCTGGAATTGGCGCCAACTCCCTAAGTTTGCAGGTCTTGCAAGATGTGGGAAGAGTTGTAGATTGAGATGGATGAATTATCTAAGGCCTAACATCAAAAGAGGGAATTTCACTCAACAAGAAGAAGACTTGATTATCACAATGCATAAAAAGCTTGGAAATAG ATGGTCAACCATCGCGGCGGAATTACCTGGAAGAACAGATAATGAAGTGAAGAACCATTGGCATACTTCCCTCAAAAAGAGAGTTCAACATAACACAATCACAAATAGTGAAGAAATCAAAGCTACTAAATCAAGAGATATTACCATTTCCCAAGTTACTACTCCAGCTAGTTCCCAAGACACCAATGGCCCATTATCCCCATTTTCATCATCAAGTGAATTCTCTTCCACTCATGATTTGGATGATATGAGTTTTATAGATGCTTTTATTGAATCTATGGATCAAAGTTTTTTGTTGGATGACCTTACCAACACACCAAATGGAATAGTGCAAAACAATACTAATTGTGATTTTCAAAATCAAGATACTTCTTTAGTGTCTCCAAATTATTCTTCCAATGATGATAGTAATTTGGTTGTGGATAATGATTTTGGCAGCTTTGTAGATGCGTACTACGAGTCAACAGTTGATAATTTTTGGACACCATATGAAGCTGAAATGTCACATGTTCCAAGCCACATGCTGATGACAACTTTGCCGATGGAATCTGAATATTTTTCGGTAGTATATGATGAGGAtctttggagttga